CACTCACCACTACTTTTAGCATagcactgcagcagcatcacTTTTCCAAGTGACTCACCCATTAGAGGGAGTACGTTTAATTCATTAGTGAAACCGTTGTCTTAATAGTTAGAAAATATTATCACTGTAGTAATTTTCAGCATCATATCTGCACTGAGAAACGTGTTTGGCAGTAAACTTGGCCAACCTATTAGACATGTTTTCATGCTGAGAAAGGAGAACTGTGCCTGAGCAGGAAGGCAGTATTAGAGCATGCTTGAAAGGTGAGGTTTTCTACATTTGTAATTATTCTGTAATGCTCTTGTGACCTCTTCAAATAGTTGAGAAAAGCAGATACAACCTGTTAGGAGAAGACTCCTTCTGTATGCTGTGCTTACTCTAGGAGCTGTCTCTGTGCTACTGCCCTGTGCTGGAAAGGGAATTGTTTGTGCTCTCatgaacttcttttttttctttttttaggctGACACTAGGTCAAATTCATCTCTTGGGCTCACTGAAGATCTTTTAgatttatttgtctttttgatTGAAAtctgtttgtctgttttgtCTCAAACACGTGtgaaggagagcaggaatgaaATAAAGGTTTTCATGTTGTACCACCACTCTAATCAGAGCCTAGCAGTGAGGTGTGTTAGTCTGACTTTATCCTGCAGGCATTTCTCACTATGACTCTCCTCTCAGCCTCAGGAAGacatttttagaaatgtttgCAAACCTGTATTTGCAGCTGGACTGTATGAggaggaagagatggaaggTGTTTGTTTGTAAGGAGAAACAGCAGTTACATTTATGTACCAATAAAAATGTTGATGGAATCTTGGACTTTATTGCACAATAACAGTCACACTTCTTTTTCCCTCAAAAAATGAACTGCTAAAGAGAACACCCTTGACATTTGCTGTTtatgtttttttgtatttctgtttcttttttttcctcttgttcagAACTGCTTTGATGATGGCTTGTGAAGGTAGTAGCCTTAACATGGTGGAAGCTTTCCTTAGGAGAGGTGCAGATGTCAGTTTAGTAGATGTCTTTGGACAGAATGCCCTGCATTACGCCAAACTCTCTGAGAATACAGGGATCCAGAATCTCCTGTCATCAAAGACATCGCAGGACGTGGGTATGTGAGAGAGGATGACCTGCAGTTTGTCACTCCTTGAACAGGCTGCATGTATGTTTAGCACTGAACAGATTTACTTCCAAGTGTAGCCTGAAATGTTGCAAAAGCCGTTTTAAAGATTATCTGGCTGAGACTTCCCAAAATTCTTTGCCATAAGATGGTAATATTTAGCATGGGATAAAGCCCTGAGCAGGCCAAAAGAGGTGTTTTGGAGAAAGACAAATTGATGTAAGCAGCATCATGAAATTTTGCATACAATTTGGAATGGATTCTCTTTTAAGCATAGAACCCCTCAGTAGAGGGGTTGGAGAAGGAACTAAAGCATGCAGAGCATTTTATGGTCAAATGACAATGGATTTCTCAATTAGCAAGCTTAATGCATAAGAATGGTGCAAGACTATAATAGAATAAGGATTGTCATGattcttcagattttttctcaaaatgaaaCCAGACAGGAGCAGAGAAATGATGAAATTGAAATGGAATTTGCAAATTGTATTTCTCAGGTTTCAGACAGGAAttcaaaacccaaaccatttatCTGTGGTATGGGAAGTAGAGCAGAGCGGTGGGTTAAGAATGGCAAATAAGTCTTCTGTTAATAACTTTCTTTATTCCAATTCTTTTCTGCTCCACAGAGGCAAAGTCTCCAACAAAAGCGAAGCAGGTATTTGTCcttttggttttgaaaatacACTAACTCTCTAGACCTGtaacataataaaaaatagtaaCAGAAGAACTAGTAAATGTCACTGTGAGATGGGTTGTCATGACTACTATGTAatagaaaaggctttttttgcTTAGTTAAGAAATGTGTTTCAGAAACATTACTTTTAGACTTGGCTTCTCTGTGTAACAGCAGCCAACACCCTTggtgagaggaggaaaggaggacaactgtgtatgtgcatgtgtgcTGGGATGATTCCTGCTTTCCTCATGTGTAGTGCAGGAGCTTGGCTTCCAGACACCCTGTCTCTTTAACTGCAGAAAAGAAGATCtagaaaaattctctttctaAAACATAAAATTGAAGGTTATCCCTGGTTGCTGGAGAGCCCTTCTTGTGAGAATCATGGCAGATTTAGGAGATTAAATTAGTTTCgtactttttttatttagtGTCATATGTTGGAATGCAAGTAGATCTTTTAGATCTGCTGGTGGCTGGGAAGTAGACAAGGGTGCAATGCATTGGTTCATTCCTTCTCTGAGTGCAGaggtgggtttttgggggtgcTCAGGCAGAAGCTGGTGGAGAGGAAAGATGCTAGCTGTGAAGAATGGCATGACTGGGCTATGTGTGAATGGAAGTGTTTTAAGGTCACTGGTGCTAAACTTTTTGTCAGCTTCTGCTTTTTCACTaaatcttgtttgttttcactgaagCATGGTTTAAAAAAAGAGCAGATTCTTATTGTCAGGCATGTTCAGTATATTTGTGTTAGTGGAGATGTGGTCTTTacataggggaaaaaagaactgCATGAGCTGCTAAAGTTGATATTAATGTGggatttatattttattttttatatatataaaacgACTTGCTCAGACTTTACTAACCAAACTAACAAACCTACCTTTTCTGGCTGGTGAAACTTTCAGCATGATCAAGGCTCTAAATTAAGTTCAGAAAGAAGTGGAACTCCAAAAAAACGCAAAGCCCCACCTCCTCCTATCAGTCCTATTCAGGTAAAGAAAAGACCAATTTTGAGATGCTTTTAGGGGATATAAAGCATTTTGAACATTATTAGAATTATATGGGCAGGATTTTCTCTGTCACTGTTACTTTATATGCCTGTCTTACCATGAGTGCTTTTCCTGACATTAGGATGACACCATGAAAATCCACGTTGCTTAGATTAACTAAGCAAAATTGCTTAAAATACAGCATGTTCTAAGATAAAACTGTACAAATTTTACTGCACAATTGCTTCTTCCAGCTAAAGTTGAGGTTGTCCTTTTTGCTGAtttcaagaaataaataataagttCTTTATAATTTAGTTACATATATATGGATACATATTATTATGAGCATATATGcatatcaaaataaaatacttaacTGCATTTTGATACTATATAAGTCTATTTAATAGTTAGGTTTAATCTTAAATCAGAATGTAACCTGTGTAAGAGCTACACTCCTTATGTAATACTGATTCAGAAGGGCACTAAATAATTAGGTCTGTTCACTGAAAGTAATCTATAATTGTGACTTATGTTAGTTCAGGTGAAAGTACTCTTTAATGCAtgtgtatgcatatatatatgtgtgtgtaagTGTGTgtatagagagagagagacatacgcatatatacatatatatatatgaatatgaGCACATGTTAGAGAGGTAGCTGTATGTGCATGTACATATACATACCTATTTATCTAAAATTTTTACAGGTTAATGATTTGTCCTCTCCACACTCATCAACTTCAACTCCCATGACTGGAAAAGGGCATGCTTTCTTTGCTGATCAAGTGTGCAAGGTATCAGTGTTCCATTCTTATGAGCTTAGGGAAGGAAAAGTACAGGATCTGTTTTGCTTGATGTTCTATTTAGATGACTGCAGAGTCTCCTGTGACTTAATTAGCTGAATTTTAGGAACAAAAATGAATCCAAATCTATTTTGATGCAATTCATAAAATAAGTGTAAAGATTACTTCAATGTgtaacaaatatatatatataaatagtCATAGGTGAGTTAGTATTTAGGAGTACGGTTATGAAAATATCTATGCTCCAAGAGTCCAATTTCTACCAGCAAAGTGCATGGAGTGGGCAGTGCAAAAAGAGACCATTTTACCAAAAGATGTCAGTGAAAGAGTTGAGTATGTTCTATCTGATCTTTACCTTGTGTTGCTGAAGATTTTTCTAAATACATGTCATTATATTGCTATTACTTATCACACGGTTCGCAGTCTTCCAAACTATTCACAAGATAGTTGCCTGTATTGCATTACTATTTAATGGGAATCGTGCAATGGAACTTGAATGGCTTTAGCACACTTTGAAATACTGGACACATGCTACAATTAAATAAGAcctcagaaataaaagacaTCCACTTGGACAGGCTTTATCCAGCAGAATCTATACTGTCTATAGTTCTTTTTGGTGAATTGTCCAGCTTTACATCTGCtttctgtgaaaatgttttcttttgattttagcAGGAAGAATTCAGCTCCTTTCACAGGGATAATAAAGACAGACTGAGTGACAGCACAACAGGTATACAATTAATCATTATCTCATTAGGTGTTTTAGGTGGCATGAAATGTTGAAAACCTCTGTACCTTTCCACTTGGAGCATGAAATACATTAAGGATTGAGAGTGATGTTTTGTAATTCTACAAGCAGCTCCCCACCAAAACATCCTGTTTCTATTGTATTAACTTTACATATTCTTGGGGAGTCTATAAGAACACTTTGCTTGCTCACTGCATTTATTGATCATGGAAACAAACTGTTTAATTTGAAATGCTGGAATAACTAACTAGCATTTCAGCTTTTTGAAAGCttttgaatcttttttttttcctccaaaggtGTTGATAGTTTATTGGATGTGAGTTCTGAAGCTGACCAACAGGATCTACTTCTTTTGATGCAAGCAAAAATTGCCTCTCTGACACTGCACAATAAGGAGCTGCAGGACAAATTACAGGTGGCATATTTTTGTGCTGTTGTGATGATCTCCTTATCtgctaggaagaataaagagTTGCTTACTGTTTTAAAGAGTTGTACTGTGAAGATCTTTTAATGAGCTTGTTGGTAAAATCATGGAAACACTCTGCCCCAAAGGATTAAATCAGTGTTTTGATCTTCTCACTTTGCCCATAAATTACTGAATAACTTTGTTTATTATGATAACTACATTCTAAAATATGTTAACAGTTGTGCTAGCAGAATCTTAATTTGCATAGCTTTGATTATTAGCTTATGGAGCTCAGcccagactttcagaggagctTGGCACTTACAGCCTTCTCTCACTGTAAATGACAAATGGGAGCAGCTGAGTTTTGAACTTTTCTAGAACTTTCTTCCATGGCTCTTTAATCATCTGTCTCTGTAGGATGTGGAAATACTTCCTTGCTTACTCTATTCTAAAAAAATAGAATCATGTACTTGTTTTTTATTGTGCAattgttggtgggtttttttggacaGGAAAGAACACCTAAAGAAGGAGATTCAACTGTAGAATATTATTCAACCCAAACACAGTCTGAGCAAATAGCAGAGAGACAAAATGAGTTCTTGGCACCAGAGCTGAAGCCTACATTAAATGCCGCTCAAACCCCAGAAAAATTGACAAGCCCCAGAGAACTAAAAATTAAGTACCTCCAAGAAGACTTAAAGGATGTGCAGAGAAAATTAGAGAATTCTGAAGCCAAAAGAAAGCAAGTGGAAACTCAAGTCCAGTCTAGAGTCCCAGAAACAGATCATTTAAATAGCCcagacatttcagaaaatggTTCTGATCTTAATTTGAAGTTCCAAGAAACTCAGAACAGGCATGAGGAAGCTGTAAAAGAGGTTTTGAATGTACAAAGGCAAAAGAAGCCAGGTCTTATTTCCTCTGAAAGTGAGGAAGGCAGTTCTGATCTGGGTATGTTGAAGGCTACATATGGAGAAGTTGAAGCACTTAAGCAAGAATTGAAGAAAGCATTGGAAGAAagtgaaagacaaaaagaaaaagtgagagAGCTACAGAAAAAGTTTGAAGACAAAGAGCAGAATGTGGCAGGCAAATTGTCTGTGGAAGAGTGTGAGGAAATGAAGAATTCATATTGTTCAGTTATTGATAACATTAATCAAGAGAAAGCATTACTGATTGAGAGGTACAAGGAAGGGcaagaggaaattaaaaggCTACAGGACAAGCTGGCAAATCAGATGCAGTTGGAATCCAGTGCTGAagctggagaaaggaaagatgTGATGCACAGAACAATAGATGAGCTGAACAGGCAACTTAGTGAATTGTCTCAGTTGTACAAAGAAGCACAAACAGAGCTTGAAGActataggaagaaaaaaactctAGATGATATAGTTTCAGACTACATTCCTAGAGCTGAACATGAGAAACTGATGGAGGTAACAAATTCTTTGaaatacaaagcagaaaatgaattATCAGAAATAAAATCCCAGTACACAAAAGTATTAGATGAAGCAGAAGAACTCAAGCAACTGTTAGACACTCAGAAACAAAACTCAGTGCCAATTACTGAACACCGTCAGGTAATCAATGCACTCAGAAATACCATAAAGGAgatggaagaagaaataaatgagCTCAAACGACTGCTTAGCAACAAAGAAAGTGAATTAAGAAACTTGGAAAAGGCATTACTGGAAGAAAAAGCTGCAATTAATGAAGCTATGGTACCCAAGGCCACATATGAAAAGCTCCAGTCCTCTCTAGAGAGTGAAGTTAGTGCTTTGTCATCCAAACTGAAGGATGTAATCCgagagaaggaaaatatatcCTTAGATGCTATGAAATTgagaaatgaaattttgcacttgaaagaagcaaaagaagGTATGCATACTCTGCTTGAAGCAAAGGAACGGGAGGTGACTGATCTTCAGGACAAGTACCAAAAAGTTCAAGAAGCTcttactgaaatgaaaaactCATCAAAACTAGAAGAAGATAAAGACAAAAAGGTCAGTGACTCAGTACAGTGGAGGGGTAATGTGAGTTCAGAGTGCCAAGCGTGTTGGCTGGTGCACGAGTGACCCAACAGACAATGCTGGTTCAAATAACTTCTGAGTGCCTTTGCCCCTCCGAAAATCCAGGTATCAAAGGCAAAGGAGTTTTCTGTATGTTTGGCTTGGCAATTGTTTTCCTTCCCATGTGGAGATACAGGTGATCTTTTAATTTACCTCTTTTAAATTCTGCTTAGGTTGGGTTTACACTATTCAGGCAGCTGAAGTCAAAGAAGTGAGATTTACAGATGGAAGATATTCCAGAGgacacaagaaaacaaaatatcagGAAGGAGCAAAAATTCACCACTGGGATATTACTGCATCATCTCAACCATAGCATGATTTGACTAATTTTCATCTGCAGCTACCATATCTGTCATTACAAATTCCATTATGAAGAGCTATGCATTTTGGTAGCTATGAATAGCTGGCCTGTATTTGGTTAAGAGCAGAATTTGTAAAGGTGGTAAATGCAGcccttctttttaaatattgctGATGTTCAGAACAAGGAGTGCAGTTTGAATAGACTGGACTAGGATGGGGAGTAGAGGAGCATTGTAACCCTTTGTTTACATAACATTTCTGTTTGTCCATAGGGTCTATTTACAATTTAGTTTTCCCCACTTCTTAAATTTAAGTCACAAATAACTCAAAGATAAGACACACAGGAGTACAGTATGCATGGCATCTTTTAATGAAAACCTGTGTTTTGCCTCCCTAGATCAATGAAATGTCCAAGGAAATTAGCAAATTAAAAGAAGCATTGAACAGCCTTTCTCAGCTCTCCTACTCAACCAGTGCCACCAAAAGACAAagccagcagctggaggtgttACAGCAACAAGTGAAGCAGTTGCAAAACCAACTGACTGTAAGTGTGATAATTGATGTGATAATGTGTGTAAACCTAACATTAGTCCCAGTTCTCCTAAGAAACATGTATTATTCTTCACTCTGCCTTATATAAAACAGAGTACAGTTAGTGAGCACATGGAAAAGAATCATcaaaaaaatctgcaatttctgtttctctgaaaCATGTAGGAGTTTGCAGTCATGAATAGCACTTTAGAAAGAGCATAACTGAAGAAAGCTGGGTTTCCACATATTGCTCTCAGACAGCTGAGAAACACATTTCTTGTAGTAAAATGGACCAAACCTGCTGTTCAGACCTTAATTTGTGGAAAAGTATGTTCAGTGTGCAGAGGATTTTCAAGGACACTTAGCTGaagttgttttggggttttaagCCTTTTGGAAGAAAGCATGAGGTTTCAAGTCAAGTAAATGCATCTGTTTATGGGGAACATAGATTTTTCTCTGAATTCTGAATGCCTTACAGGtgtgttgttggtttgtttttttttttaattttgttgtttgtgcATGAAAGGTCCAGTCTTCTAAGCTGGGTTGAGTCATAACTGGTATTTCCTAGAGGAAATATCACTGGAGGCCTTTGCTGAGGGCTATGGAGTGCCTCTGAAAGGAGAAATCACAGACTGACATGCTAGCTGGTGTCTgcttcctgcctttcccagtaGAAAAAAAGAGGGCTCAGTATGACAGAAAAATTGCCTTGCAGGCAAGGGAAATAGTAGGCAGAGCATCCTGTCAGTGTGAAAGCCCAGACTTTCTTATTCCAGTCCTCCATGTCTGAAAGGACCCTTCATCTCCCACTAATTAGGACCAGCTAAGTAGTGCAAAATGCAAAGGTGTGCAGCAGTTTGGGACTTACACTCTTTCCTTCTTGTAGGTTATCTTTCCTAGCAGCCAAAGGGGTTACATCCAAAATGGACTATGATCAGGTTTTCAGACAATTAtagttttggtccatttacacatcaggggttaatcctccaattacagcttcaggtaatgaagtcatatACCCTCAGTCTGCTCCCCTGCCAATTGGCTTCTGTTTACACTTTCTGAGGTCTGGGGCAGTAGGGTGTCCTTGAGTTACAGGCCTAGAGGGATTATTTTGTCTGAATAAAATAGGAGAACAGTAGCTGACAAGCTACAGGGTTTTAGATTTATACCCTAAAGCGGtacaggatttgaaaaatataaaagctaaaatcctaaggcatcagGGTCACTGCCTtgagggaggagctgagttGTAGTTGAGAGTTGATTTGTCAGAGTACTGTTGGTTTTCCTCAATTCTGGTTGCTGATAAGCTTGGGAATAGAGTATGTGCTCATTCTACACCTTTGCAGCTCAGCAATTCTTAAAACTGATATCACCAGCTCTTTTACTGGGGTAGGTAGAGCTACAGCATTTTCCTGGAGATGCTTCCAAGCAAATTTAGAGTTCCTGGTGACACAACACTGTCTGATGTTGTTTTCAATGCATTATATAAGACTATGGTTTGAATTTTCTCCAATCAGAATCTGGTTGGGGAGTTCTCAGTTCAACAGTTCTGAATGCTCTGTGCCTTTCTGCTTAACTGTTTTCtaggaaacaaagaaacaacacCAGGAAATTGTCTCCGTTTACAGGATGCACCTTCTCTATGCTGTGCAGGTATGGTTGCATGTTGAGAGTCACTCAGAGTTAGCATTTTAACTGAAGATGTTTCTTCTGCAGATCTAGTAAGAATGTTGAATGTTTTCACTAAGACATCTCTCCCATAAGGTTTAACAGTTCAACAACAAATTTAGCACTGCTTCCACGTGAGAAATTGATCTAATTACTATACCTGAAAAACAGTTTGTCAGTATTCTTAAAGACTAGAGCTACATTAATTCagacatctttttttctctctccttttgtGTAGGGTCAAATGGATGAAGATGTCCAGAAAGTGCTTAAACAAATTTTATCAATGTGTAAAGGCCAATCacagaaaaagtaaagaaaaaagccaaGGAAAACTCCCTATTTTTATTAATCCTGTTATGGTTGTTTTATCTAGATTTGCCTTAACATAAGATTTCAAATTGGcaatttgctgcttttgtgttATTGTGCTGTTTGTGAGGGGGATATATTTGTCTGTCTGTACCACTTCCATGTGCATTTCCATGTGCAGTAGCTAAACACATGCCTGCTTTTCATACCCAAAATGCAAGTATGTTCTTCAGATTTTCTACATAGGCCACTCCATGTCATGTTTACCCTGTGAGTACTTTTCCAGCTTCCTCCAACAGCAGCAGGTTAACCTGGAGGAAAGCAGTGGCATTGCCTGGTAAAGGTGAAATTCTCTGTGAGGTCTTCTGTACTGATTATAAGCTGCATCTCGTTACTGGGTGTGTTTGATGCTGCAGCACTCAGATTGCTGACATTTTGCCATATGCAGTTTTTGGCAGAGCAGAAGTGAGCCTTGCAGCAGCAAGGAGTAGATATTTATGCTAAGCCAGAGCATTGAACAGCTACACTTTCTAGTGTAATATTATTTAAGATTAACACACTAAAACGTAGCTGCCCCAGTTCATCTAATGCACTGAGTATGCAAAATCCATACTGTACTTCATAGTTTCTTTAACTACCTGGTAGTGGAGTTAAACTATTTCAAAAGGTAAAAGCATTAGTTTATTGAAATGATGTACAAACAGAACTGTCTCTATAAACAGCCCTTTATGATAGGTTTAGCTGTCTATGCAAGTGTTGGCCATGAAGCTCAGGAACAAAACCAGGTCATATAATTTTAGACAAAGGATTCTAGTGAACACAGGATGTTTACAGTGAATGTCAATGCCTCATACTTCTTAACCTCACTTTTGTAAAGATCTTCTCTTTGGTATATTTTTACTGGCCCTCTAATGAATTTTTTTGTAACTAAATCATTTTTTCTACATAATATTTGCATTAGGCttattaacaaatatttttaggtAATTGTGTCTTAGAGAGTTTCTTTTTATACCCCCGAGTATTCAGTAGTAGTGAAGCATAGTGAAGTGTTTTCAGTTTGTAAGAAATTTTTGTGGAATAATAGACCTGTCTGTCAGTGTGGTCCAGAGCAGTGAAGTGTAAAATTCAGCTTGCTGTTCCCAAAATTTTAGAAATGATAGGTAATGAACAGCAGGAGGTGTCAAAAAATTCTGTATGTTGTTTCTAGAGGCTAGGGGCATCAATAAAGCCTTTATCAGCACTTCTACATTTAAAGTCAAATAAAAATGCCTGATGTGGACTAGAATGAAACtatggaaaaatgttttatgcaCACACTGCACTTGAGGGTACAACATTTTAACAAGCTTGCAGCTTCAATATGGTAATGTgtgttttttttattctatGGGGATATATCTCTGTTAATAGAGAAATCTTTCAGAGCTATATAATCTATGAAGTTTATATAAAGTCATAATATGACAGGAGTCAGCAGTGCCTCAGGCTGACTGGACTCATAGTGCACTTATATCAGATAATTCCTAACTCTGGCAAAGctaaatggattttaaaagcaaaaagaaaaacaccaccttTGCATCAGTTAGACCTTGGTGTTACTTTCCTTGAGTGGTTTAACTAATGCCGTGTAATTTTGAGCAGTATTTTATAGTTAGACAGCTTTGAAAATGCTccaaagaaatgtgaaaaaaaaattgctgcatcacttcaaaaagaacaaaattttaagCATGCTAATGCTGCAAGTATAAAACTTGATGAACCATTTTGTAAGTTGCCTGATGGATTTAGTCTTCtactttggtttggtttgtatATTTATTACAATTATCTTTGTGGAATATTGGAAATTATATACTACAGCATAACAAGTTTCTTTATATGTAATTTACAAGAAGTTTCCTCATGCAGCAAATaaactatttccttttttttttccatttttgtctttatttactttttgtATTGAGGAAAATTAATCTCACTACACTGTTCTAACATAGCACTAACAGAGGTGTGTTCGAACTGTGTGTTTCAACCTGTGTTCTAACACAGGTGTGTTCAGTATCTCCTGTTTAAATGGATGCCACAAGAACTaggttttcctctctgaaacTGCATCTTCATTATTAACTATCTCGATCTGTTGTGTGGAATAAATCCAGTCCAAACCCCATGCAAGTGAGTTTTGCAGATGATGCCTTCTATCTCATTGATAAGTTCATAGCTGTTTCTCACATGGACATCCTGCTAGAGGTAATACAGGTTTCCCATTTGCCACTGAATTTATTCCAGCAAAGTTTGAAATACCTTAGAGCTGTAGCACAGACTGATGATGTCTGTCtcagtttgaaagacaggtgtctgctaagggAAGGCCGGAGCct
This genomic window from Prinia subflava isolate CZ2003 ecotype Zambia chromosome Z, Cam_Psub_1.2, whole genome shotgun sequence contains:
- the RAI14 gene encoding ankycorbin isoform X1, whose product is MKSLKAKFRKSDTNEWNKNDDRLLQAVENGDPEKVASLLGKKGASATKQDSEGKTAFHLAATKGHAECLRIMVTHGADVTAQDGAGHSALHLAAKNSHPDCIKRLLQSKCPADSTDNSGKTALHYAAACGCLQAVQLLCEHKCPINIKDLEGNIPLLLAVQNGHTEVCKYLLDHGADINIRDKNGRTALMMACEGSSLNMVEAFLRRGADVSLVDVFGQNALHYAKLSENTGIQNLLSSKTSQDVEAKSPTKAKQHDQGSKLSSERSGTPKKRKAPPPPISPIQVNDLSSPHSSTSTPMTGKGHAFFADQVCKQEEFSSFHRDNKDRLSDSTTGVDSLLDVSSEADQQDLLLLMQAKIASLTLHNKELQDKLQERTPKEGDSTVEYYSTQTQSEQIAERQNEFLAPELKPTLNAAQTPEKLTSPRELKIKYLQEDLKDVQRKLENSEAKRKQVETQVQSRVPETDHLNSPDISENGSDLNLKFQETQNRHEEAVKEVLNVQRQKKPGLISSESEEGSSDLGMLKATYGEVEALKQELKKALEESERQKEKVRELQKKFEDKEQNVAGKLSVEECEEMKNSYCSVIDNINQEKALLIERYKEGQEEIKRLQDKLANQMQLESSAEAGERKDVMHRTIDELNRQLSELSQLYKEAQTELEDYRKKKTLDDIVSDYIPRAEHEKLMEVTNSLKYKAENELSEIKSQYTKVLDEAEELKQLLDTQKQNSVPITEHRQVINALRNTIKEMEEEINELKRLLSNKESELRNLEKALLEEKAAINEAMVPKATYEKLQSSLESEVSALSSKLKDVIREKENISLDAMKLRNEILHLKEAKEGMHTLLEAKEREVTDLQDKYQKVQEALTEMKNSSKLEEDKDKKINEMSKEISKLKEALNSLSQLSYSTSATKRQSQQLEVLQQQVKQLQNQLTETKKQHQEIVSVYRMHLLYAVQGQMDEDVQKVLKQILSMCKGQSQKK
- the RAI14 gene encoding ankycorbin isoform X2, whose protein sequence is MKSLKAKFRKSDTNEWNKNDDRLLQAVENGDPEKVASLLGKKGASATKQDSEGKTAFHLAATKGHAECLRIMVTHGADVTAQDGAGHSALHLAAKNSHPDCIKRLLQSKCPADSTDNSGKTALHYAAACGCLQAVQLLCEHKCPINIKDLEGNIPLLLAVQNGHTEVCKYLLDHGADINIRDKNGRTALMMACEGSSLNMVEAFLRRGADVSLVDVFGQNALHYAKLSENTGIQNLLSSKTSQDVEAKSPTKAKQVNDLSSPHSSTSTPMTGKGHAFFADQVCKQEEFSSFHRDNKDRLSDSTTGVDSLLDVSSEADQQDLLLLMQAKIASLTLHNKELQDKLQERTPKEGDSTVEYYSTQTQSEQIAERQNEFLAPELKPTLNAAQTPEKLTSPRELKIKYLQEDLKDVQRKLENSEAKRKQVETQVQSRVPETDHLNSPDISENGSDLNLKFQETQNRHEEAVKEVLNVQRQKKPGLISSESEEGSSDLGMLKATYGEVEALKQELKKALEESERQKEKVRELQKKFEDKEQNVAGKLSVEECEEMKNSYCSVIDNINQEKALLIERYKEGQEEIKRLQDKLANQMQLESSAEAGERKDVMHRTIDELNRQLSELSQLYKEAQTELEDYRKKKTLDDIVSDYIPRAEHEKLMEVTNSLKYKAENELSEIKSQYTKVLDEAEELKQLLDTQKQNSVPITEHRQVINALRNTIKEMEEEINELKRLLSNKESELRNLEKALLEEKAAINEAMVPKATYEKLQSSLESEVSALSSKLKDVIREKENISLDAMKLRNEILHLKEAKEGMHTLLEAKEREVTDLQDKYQKVQEALTEMKNSSKLEEDKDKKINEMSKEISKLKEALNSLSQLSYSTSATKRQSQQLEVLQQQVKQLQNQLTETKKQHQEIVSVYRMHLLYAVQGQMDEDVQKVLKQILSMCKGQSQKK